Genomic segment of Spirosoma oryzicola:
CGCCGAAGCACCCCAGATTTTTCGAGGGAAAAAAGGATGTTGTTCCGAGCGTACCCATTGCCCCCGCCGAAACCGTGTTGCCATTTGTGTAGGAATAGGTAGCACCAATCGCCTGAGCGGCATCCTCGATCACAAACAGATCGTAAGCAGAACACAAATCGGAGATTCGTTCCATGTCAGCGCACTGACCAAACAGATGCACAGGAACGACAGCTTTTGTTTTCTGACTTATTGCCTGTTCAATTGCTGACGGACAAATTGTGAACGTTTTGGGATCTACATCAACCATGACCGGTTGCAGCCGCAACAAAGCAATCACCTCAGCAGTTGCCACATACGTGAACGACGGCACAATCACTTCGTCGCCGGGTTGAAGATTTAAAGCCATCATGGCTACCTGTAAGGCATCGGTACCATTGGCGCAGGCTACTACGTTCCCAATAGTTAGGTAGTGTCCTAACTGTTGTTCAAACGCGCTTACCTGTGGCCCTTTGATAAAAGCCGCTGAATTAACGCACTCCTGAATGGCCTCATCAATGGCGGGCTTAATTTTCAGATACTGATTTTTCAGATCAACCATCTGAATAGACTCCACGGAACTGGTCAGCATGGGCATTGGTTCGTTACTTCGTTATTTACTGCGCGCTTTATGAATGACTATGTTTTTCATAATCTTCAGCAAATACGTTAAATCAGTTGCGACAGGATCACGTTCATAACGGGTGAGGTAGTTCACCTCTGATTGCACAATCTGCTCGAACGTTGTCGGTAGATCGGCATAATACGGAGGGAGCAGACCTGGCTTATGCTGACGCCGGAGTTGCTGGGCGGCTTCCGGGTACAGGCTAAAATAATGTTCGCTGATAGGCCGTACACCCAATAATTTAATGTCGCCTTTGAGCAGATTGATTAGCATGGGCAGTTCGTCAATCCAATACTTGCGTATCAGACGACCTCCCGTGCTGACTCGAAAATCGTTTTTAAATTTTCCGCCAAGATCAATGCCGTTGGTTTTGTGAAGATATTCCTGAACGTACTCCGCGTACGGATGCATGGACCGAAACTTGTACACGGTAATTGGTTTTCCGTGTTTGCCGATCCGCTGCATACGAAACAGACACCCTTCGTTCGATTCGGCTTTCGACTCACTTGGATTGTTTAGCGGGTTGATTTTGGCAACGAACAGTGTCTCGTCGACGGTTTCAATAATATCAACAAGCTCAAAACCATTGTACATCAAACGTCCTATGATCTCCGCTTTCGACATATCGACGGGTGCGTTAAGCAAGCGACAAATCTTTCGAAACCCTTTGAGTTTAGGCAACGCCCGCCTGACCAGGAAATGTACGCCATAGTATCCATAAAACGACACACCCGACAATCGTTGCTGAATACAGGCTTTTATGTTTTCGGCCGTTGTCACCCGAAAAGCAAAGTAACTATCACTCGCCAATGTTCTGCGTACCTGCCCGAAAAGCCAGTTAGGCCCATGTGCCTTGAGCAGCATCTCATCGATGTACAGGTTTTGTATGGTTGGCTGGAGCTTATTTTGGTGCACCTCCTCCAAACAAACAAACTGCCATGACTCCTGCCGTGCATACCGGTTCAATACCGCTGGTATTTGCCTGTGTAACAGATGTCGATCAGTTGTCGTAACAGTGATCGGTAACGAAATTAATGGGGGTTGGGGAGCGCCACCCGAATAACGTTCTGGTAGAATAGCTTCATTAACAGACATTTTGGTGCGGGTATAGGTGCAAAAAAGAAGAGTGCTGTATGACATGCCAAGGCATCCTGTGCCTGTACATGTTTATAGCCGAATATCGACGTAGCTTCTATCTGCAATCGATTTGACATCAAAAAGAACAGACTTTTCGTCTTTTTTGAGGCCATTTATGTCTAACTCCATAAACTGCTTGTGCGCAACCGCCAGTATAATTCCATCGTACCGGCGACTGCCTATCTGCTCTAGGAGGTCTATTCCGTGTTCATGTTTCACGGCTTCGGGACTAGCCCAGGGGTCATACACATCTACCTGAATGCCAAAATCAGTAAGCTCATAATAAATGTCGGTCACCTTAGTATTACGCGTATCAGGACAGTTCTCTTTAAACGTAAAGCCCAGCACCAGAATCCGGCTTCGCTGAATTTGTAGCCCGTTGGCTATAAGTTTCTTCAGGATCTTCTTCGCGACGAATACCCCCATACTATCGTTGACCAACCGTCCGGATGCAATTACTTGTGGATAGTAGCCCAGGCTCTGCGCTTTGTGAACGAGGTAGTACGGATCAACCCCGATGCAGTGGCCGCCCACTAGCCCCGGCCTGAATTTCAAGAAATTCCATTTGGTACTGGCAGCATCGAGCACGTCATTGGTATCGATCCCCATCCGGTCGAACATGAGAGCGAGTTCGTTCACAAAAGAGATGTTAAGATCGCGCTGCGCGTTTTCGATGGCTTTTGCCGCTTCAGCAACTTTGATAGATGGTGCCTTGTACGTGCCGGCTACAATAATAGAACTATAAAGCTGGTTAATAAACTCGCCCGCTTTTGCGGTTGATCCAGATGTGATTTTAGGAATACGAGTGAGCGTTTGTTCCTTATCGCCGGGATTAATGCGCTCGGGAGAATAGCCACAAAAGAAGTCCTGATTGTAAGTCAGTTTACTGCATTTTTCCAATATGGGCACACAATCTTCTTCGGTACAGCCCGGATAAACGGTCGATTCATAGATCACCGTATCGCCGGGTTTAAGTAGTTTGCCAACGTCAGCCGATGCTTTGAGCAGGTAACTCAGGTCGGGCTTTTTGAAGTTATCGACGGGTGTTGGAACGGTGATAATAAAGACCGTACAGGAACGCAACCTATTGATGTCGGTGGTAAAACAAAGCTGTCGCGAAACGGCAATCTGTTCCTCACTTATTTCCAGCGTACGATCATGACCGGTCATCAACTGGTTAACACGTTCCGGGTTAATGTCAAAACCGATAACCGGGTACTTTTTACCGAATTCGACTGCCAGCGGTAAGCCAACGTATCCCAGCCCTATAACGGCAATTGATACTTCTTCTAAAGGGGCCATACTATGTTGGAAATGGACAAATGGCGTGAACTTACAGGCGAGCTGGCAGGCGTCTCAACCAACCTTTACTTCTGGTATCCTCCTTGTAATAACCGTTACTACCGTGTCCGTACCCGTATCTGTGATCGGACGAATGCTTGTAGTCAACGGCATTGAAAACAACATGTAACGATTTGAAAATACCTTGTTTGTGTAAGTCATTAAGGTTTTTCAGGTAGAACCTTGGCGTTACTTTGTGCCGGACAATGTAGAAACAGATGTCCACAAAAGGAGCGAGTAACGTGGCATCGGTAACTAACCCAACGGGGGCGGTATCAATCAAAATGTAATCGAACGAGCGCTGTAACGAATGTATCAACTCGTCAACTCTGCCATTAGCAATCAGTTCCGACGGATTCGTCGGTGTGTATCCACTGGGGATAATGTATAAATTAGGTGTGTTTGTGTCGAGGATAATATCCTCAATTTCCAGTTCGCCAACCAGATAGGACGAGATACCAGCGGTGTTTGTTGTGCCGGGATAGTCGTCTGTTTTTGGCTTGCGCAAGTCAAGTCCGAGTATGACTACTTTCTTGTTTAACATTGCCAGAGAAGCGGCCAGGTTAAGCGTAATAAAACTTTTGCCTTCACCACAGGTTGAAGAAGTAATTAGCACAGTCCGCCCCGATCCTTTTTTTGTGTTTAAAAACAGATAGTGCAGGTTGGAACGAAGCATTCTGATTTGTTCACTCATCAGGCTACGAGCGTGGGCATCGACAACCTCTTTTCCTTTACCTTTCGGCTTCGAACTGATCTCGGCAAAAATGGGCAATCCAGTTTTACGTTCAACCTCCTGCTTCGACTGTATACTACTGGTCAATAAATCGTTCAACGTGATAAAAGCAATCGGAATAGCGAACCCCAGCAGTAACGCCATCAGATAAATGTTTTTTGTTTTGGGCTTAATTGGTTCACCGGTCGAATAGGGGGCGTCTACAATGCGGCTGTCGGCTACGGCTGATGCGTAGTGGATTGCCGTTTGTTCGCGTGTTTTCAGCAGGAGCAGATACAGGTTTTCTTTAATGTTGGCCTGCCGCTTGATTCCAACAAGTTCACGCTCTTTTTGGGGTATAGCCGCAATAGCTCCTTCCAGCCGGTTATTGAGATTAATCAAACCACGCCTATTTGCGTTCAGACCGCGTTTTCGGTTGCTGAGGTTATCCCGAACCGCTTGCTTTACAGTGTGCATCTGGTTATTAATTGATTCCAGATACGGATTACCCGGCTGAACCGTTTGGGCTAATTTACTACGCTCGGCTTCCAGATGGGCTAGCTGTTCAATGTACGATTTTAGAACGGGATCGTTAAAACCCATCATTATACCCGGAGCCACAACGCCCACTTGCGCACTGTTGAGATACCCTTCAACGCCGTCCAGCACGTTTACCTGAATCTCTAACTCATTCAGTTTAGAGTCGTTTTCCTTTACTTTGTTTAGTAAAAGATTCGTTTCAGAACTTAAGTCTGTGATGCCTTTGACTCGTCGATAGTGCTCGATGTTATGTTCGACTCCGCCTAATTCAGCTGTTACAAGTTTCAGACGTTCTTCAATAAAACTCAGCGTACTGGCAGCCTCCCGCTTTTTGTCGGCCAGCGATGCAACGGTATATACATCCACCAATCTGGACAATATCGCTTTACCTTTGGCGGGTATGGTGGTCTCCAGACTCAACGAAATAAGGCTACTCTCGTAATTCAGTAATGTGATTTGAAGCTGGTTCGTCAGGTTATTGATCAGCGCATCTCGGTTCTGAAAAACAACTTTTACGATTGTAAGGTGAGCTTTAGCTAAACTATCGTTATTATTAATTTTGAACTTGCCGTACTTGGTTTCTACCAACTGATTGAAGGCAAACCGACCCAGGTTATTTCGTTCACGATCAAAGAGCGTGTATTCGTTCGCTGAGTCTAGTTGGATTAGCAATGGATTACTATAAGCAAAATCGGTTAGTCTGGTATCGCTTAACAGAACAGGAGATTCGTTAAACAGCTCGCTATCACGCAGATTTCCTTCTCGCCAGTAGGTTACACCTAATTTAAGACTATCAACTACGTTACCAAGCAAAACCCGCGATTTCAGCTTTTCTATTTCGTTCTCCACCAGTTTGCTGGAGCTTTCCATGTCCAGTTTTTCCAGTACATCGCTGTTTACCTTTTTGGTGTCTTTAATCAGCAACGTAGCATTAACCTCATAAACTGGCGTGTAAAACTTCAGATAAAAATAAGCACACCCTAAGCTGATCACCATTGACACCAGAATTAAATACCAGTATCTCAGGTATTTAAAAGCGTAGTCGAGAATGCTAGTGTCCTCCTGGTCGTCAATAAAAGCCTGATCGTCTTGACTCATATACAATCCGAACCCAACTAGGCAATTTGGCCCAGATAAGTTAATCTGCCAGGTTTAATAAAGAAACGCCAACGTATGTTTATCGTGAAAACAGATAAACCACTGTCACAAGGGTTGTGACAAAAGTGAGGTAGAAGGGAGCGCGCTGTACAAACAGACTTGGCTGCTTCTGCGGTGGCTGTGACTCTGGTATTGTCTTCTGTTTTGTCGGCTCCACATAAATAATATCGTCGTTTTGCACGTAGAAGTAAGGTGACGAAAAAACATCCCGATTACGCAGACTCACCAGTCCAATTTCGCGTCGATTAGCAACGCTACGAATAACTTTGACACTATCTCGTTTACCGAAGATGGTCAAATCGCCGGCTGCCGTAATCGCTTCAATAATTGTAGTATGATCGTTCAGCAGGTTAAACGTCCCTACCCGGCTCACTTCGCCCAATACGGTAAATTTATGATTTACAAACCGGATGCTCACCGCCGGACTCTTAATGGTTTTCCCAACTTCTACACGAATTTTTTCTTCTGCCTGCGGAATCGTTAACCCGTCCAGTTTTTGTTTGCCCAGTAAAGGAATTGATACGTACCCCAGCGAATCGACTGGATACCCCAGCGGCTGACCACTAGCTCCACTTGATGCTCCCCCAGGTGTAAAACTGGCGACTGGCAGTGAACTAATGTTGTATGCATTCATAATCTCATTCAAATCCTTATTCAGACTACTGATTATAATTCCGAGGATATCGCCCACCTGTATCCGTGATACATGTGGTGCAATCGTCTGAATGTTTGCTGGAAACAACGAGTCTTTACTTTGAAAATATTCAAGTTTAGCAGGCGGTACAACAGGCTTTACGACCGCGCATGAACCTAAAAGAAAAGTAGCAATACAGACTAAAAAAAAACCAGTAGCAGCCCTAAAAATAGCCACAAAACTTGCAATCATAAATGAATAGAGATCGAGTGAAACCCTTATATGATAAGTCAAAAAAGACGTTCACATGTACTGTTTTTGGTATGGCTCCGCCACTTCAGTCCCATACGAAGACTTCCACTCAAAAATTTCCAAAATCGAAGTGATTTTTTACTGGCGAGATCATATTGGATCTCTGAAACTTTTCTATCCGTCAGTCTTTGTTTCGGTAAGTACAAGGACTATTCAAAGCATCAGTTTCTACCGTCTGCGAAACAGTAAACAAATGTAAAATGAAAATAATTATAATAAAAAATCGTAGAATTCCACTTTATTAACCGGTGCATAAATGCAAGTTGATGCCTACAACTGAAGTAAACTATTCCTTCATCGGTGAGAAAACATAAACATTCACATGAACATAATCCCATCAGAATAATAATATATAATTGAGTGTTTGTGTACAAGTTCAGGTATTTAATTTTCTAGTGTTGAACGTAAAAATTATTTTAAACTATACTTAATTTTCTACACTAGCCCCTAGGTGCAATTTATCTACACAACTGTTTAGTGTCAACACATAAATTATTATTGTCTTTTAATGGACGGTAACCTACTATCTTCAATAACTGTCCACATACATACCAGACGTACTCAAACGTGAATTTTTGTTTAATATTTTTCGCTATCATATACTCTGTGATTAATAAATGCGTAAGTTATTTATTCAAAAGGATTATACGTAGAAGCTGCTTTAAGTGCCCTACCAGACAAACTTTTAAAGAATAAACCTTTTGTTAATCAGTTGATTATAATTAAAACTTTATTTTCACAACTTTCTCACTGCATTACTATTTCTACACTTTCTATACGTATTGTTAGCTATTTCTCATAACAGTATCTTTTCGGCTCTTAAAGCCGTATTTATTCTCTAAAAAATTGTGGAGTTAGCAAAATATGCTATCTGGTTCCGAAACATGGTCTATAAACGGCTATATAGAACTAAAACAAATAAAAAATATAACACTGTTTTTTGATCAACAAGCTGCTCAATGAAAATCAATAATTTTTTAACGAGTAGCCAAATAAAACTGAATATTTCATATGATTGCTTTACCGTTTATTGCTGATATTTAAGCTCTCATTTTTAGTATATCTATAAAGTGTCTTAACTTTTAATTATTAACAATAACAGTCAGTAAGAGATATTACCTTTATTTAGCGAGTCATTACTTTGAAAAAACAAATTCTTATTTTAAAAATCAAAACGTTATACATATCCAATCGATAGTAATTGATTAATATCTAACTATGCAAAAAAATCCTATATATAAATACGGTGTGGAATACTTATTACTATCAGTCTATCTTTCACAATTCAACTTTTTAACTAGTTCTATACTACCTATTTTACTCTTAGCTTAAACTAAGAAAGCTATTTTTAATAATTCATAAATTGATGCACAAATTCAGTATAGGAATCAAATAATTATAAAAGCAAAGTTGGAATTACGCTAGTAAGTTATTTAACTGAACTTTTTGCGAGTTTACTATAGGCAGTAATAGTTCTATCATTATTTCATAGATAAGTAAGACCTGACCGCACGATCTGCCAGCATACGAATTACCGGCTAAAATAAGGGACTTCGTACAACGGTAAATGAAGACATACCTAATTTATCAATAGCCACGAGTACTTGGTACTG
This window contains:
- a CDS encoding DegT/DnrJ/EryC1/StrS family aminotransferase — encoded protein: MLTSSVESIQMVDLKNQYLKIKPAIDEAIQECVNSAAFIKGPQVSAFEQQLGHYLTIGNVVACANGTDALQVAMMALNLQPGDEVIVPSFTYVATAEVIALLRLQPVMVDVDPKTFTICPSAIEQAISQKTKAVVPVHLFGQCADMERISDLCSAYDLFVIEDAAQAIGATYSYTNGNTVSAGAMGTLGTTSFFPSKNLGCFGDGGAVFTNNDTIASHVRMIANHGQAKKYEHDAIGINSRLDSIQAAILLEKLKFLSTYTLYRQQVADMYDAVFSGITAIEIPYRMLGSTHVFNQYTLKVPAAERDELKAYLDDRKIPSMIYYPMPLHKQKAYQGLGRVVGELSVTEELCKQVISLPIHTELSNEQIQYITESVTTYFN
- a CDS encoding sugar transferase, whose translation is MSVNEAILPERYSGGAPQPPLISLPITVTTTDRHLLHRQIPAVLNRYARQESWQFVCLEEVHQNKLQPTIQNLYIDEMLLKAHGPNWLFGQVRRTLASDSYFAFRVTTAENIKACIQQRLSGVSFYGYYGVHFLVRRALPKLKGFRKICRLLNAPVDMSKAEIIGRLMYNGFELVDIIETVDETLFVAKINPLNNPSESKAESNEGCLFRMQRIGKHGKPITVYKFRSMHPYAEYVQEYLHKTNGIDLGGKFKNDFRVSTGGRLIRKYWIDELPMLINLLKGDIKLLGVRPISEHYFSLYPEAAQQLRRQHKPGLLPPYYADLPTTFEQIVQSEVNYLTRYERDPVATDLTYLLKIMKNIVIHKARSK
- a CDS encoding nucleotide sugar dehydrogenase, whose protein sequence is MAPLEEVSIAVIGLGYVGLPLAVEFGKKYPVIGFDINPERVNQLMTGHDRTLEISEEQIAVSRQLCFTTDINRLRSCTVFIITVPTPVDNFKKPDLSYLLKASADVGKLLKPGDTVIYESTVYPGCTEEDCVPILEKCSKLTYNQDFFCGYSPERINPGDKEQTLTRIPKITSGSTAKAGEFINQLYSSIIVAGTYKAPSIKVAEAAKAIENAQRDLNISFVNELALMFDRMGIDTNDVLDAASTKWNFLKFRPGLVGGHCIGVDPYYLVHKAQSLGYYPQVIASGRLVNDSMGVFVAKKILKKLIANGLQIQRSRILVLGFTFKENCPDTRNTKVTDIYYELTDFGIQVDVYDPWASPEAVKHEHGIDLLEQIGSRRYDGIILAVAHKQFMELDINGLKKDEKSVLFDVKSIADRSYVDIRL
- a CDS encoding GumC family protein; this encodes MSQDDQAFIDDQEDTSILDYAFKYLRYWYLILVSMVISLGCAYFYLKFYTPVYEVNATLLIKDTKKVNSDVLEKLDMESSSKLVENEIEKLKSRVLLGNVVDSLKLGVTYWREGNLRDSELFNESPVLLSDTRLTDFAYSNPLLIQLDSANEYTLFDRERNNLGRFAFNQLVETKYGKFKINNNDSLAKAHLTIVKVVFQNRDALINNLTNQLQITLLNYESSLISLSLETTIPAKGKAILSRLVDVYTVASLADKKREAASTLSFIEERLKLVTAELGGVEHNIEHYRRVKGITDLSSETNLLLNKVKENDSKLNELEIQVNVLDGVEGYLNSAQVGVVAPGIMMGFNDPVLKSYIEQLAHLEAERSKLAQTVQPGNPYLESINNQMHTVKQAVRDNLSNRKRGLNANRRGLINLNNRLEGAIAAIPQKERELVGIKRQANIKENLYLLLLKTREQTAIHYASAVADSRIVDAPYSTGEPIKPKTKNIYLMALLLGFAIPIAFITLNDLLTSSIQSKQEVERKTGLPIFAEISSKPKGKGKEVVDAHARSLMSEQIRMLRSNLHYLFLNTKKGSGRTVLITSSTCGEGKSFITLNLAASLAMLNKKVVILGLDLRKPKTDDYPGTTNTAGISSYLVGELEIEDIILDTNTPNLYIIPSGYTPTNPSELIANGRVDELIHSLQRSFDYILIDTAPVGLVTDATLLAPFVDICFYIVRHKVTPRFYLKNLNDLHKQGIFKSLHVVFNAVDYKHSSDHRYGYGHGSNGYYKEDTRSKGWLRRLPARL
- a CDS encoding polysaccharide biosynthesis/export family protein, producing MIASFVAIFRAATGFFLVCIATFLLGSCAVVKPVVPPAKLEYFQSKDSLFPANIQTIAPHVSRIQVGDILGIIISSLNKDLNEIMNAYNISSLPVASFTPGGASSGASGQPLGYPVDSLGYVSIPLLGKQKLDGLTIPQAEEKIRVEVGKTIKSPAVSIRFVNHKFTVLGEVSRVGTFNLLNDHTTIIEAITAAGDLTIFGKRDSVKVIRSVANRREIGLVSLRNRDVFSSPYFYVQNDDIIYVEPTKQKTIPESQPPQKQPSLFVQRAPFYLTFVTTLVTVVYLFSR